Proteins encoded within one genomic window of Bombus terrestris chromosome 11, iyBomTerr1.2, whole genome shotgun sequence:
- the LOC100643618 gene encoding uncharacterized protein LOC100643618 isoform X3 codes for MLFKFRMTEKSGCGELQQLVQEEECEEPLSQGGEATPPSTPARSHHPSKNDTHSSHISQQVLWETNVQTSPIISKGSSGQATSQGSMVSGRAVNLSNHGNQSRLMYMNEKEKQKPNRPELPKINRQHREVPDVRRMEQALLQLLEDFHSGNLRAFGKDCSMEQMTEIREQQEQLAKLHFELGQRQGIGGEQSGLRHSSANMNNLLECLQELSVCIEKLHSK; via the exons atgttatttaaatttag GATGACTGAAAAGTCTGGATGTGGTGAATTGCAACAATTAGTTCAAGAAGAAGAATGTGAAGAACCATTAAGTCAAGGTGGAGAAGCTACACCACCTTCCACACCAGCAAGATCTCATCATCCAAGTAAAAATGATACACATAGTTCTCATATATCG CAACAAGTATTATGGGAAACTAATGTACAAACATCACCAATTATTAGTAAAGGAAGTTCTGGTCAGGCAACAAGTCAAGGATCTATGGTTTCTGGCCGTGCTGTGAATCTTTCAAATCATGGTAATCAGTCACGTCTAATGTATATGAATGAAAAGGAAAAGCAAAAACCAAATCGACCAGAACTACCAAAAATAAATCGTCAACATAGAG AGGTTCCTGATGTTCGTCGTATGGAACAAGCTTTATTACAacttttggaagatttccatAGTGGTAATTTACGAGCATTTG GAAAGGATTGTAGTATGGAACAAATGACAGAAATACGAGAACAACAAGAGCAATTAGCTAAACTTCATTTTGAGTTAGGTCAAAGGCAAGGAATTGGTGGAGAACAATCAGGTTTACGACATTCAAGTGCTAATATGAATAATTTGTTAGAATGTCTTCAAGAGCTTAGTGTTTGCATTGAAAAATTACATAGCaagtaa
- the LOC100643618 gene encoding coiled-coil domain-containing protein 28A isoform X1 — MLFKFRMTEKSGCGELQQLVQEEECEEPLSQGGEATPPSTPARSHHPSKNDTHSSHISQQVLWETNVQTSPIISKGSSGQATSQGSMVSGRAVNLSNHGNQSRLMYMNEKEKQKPNRPELPKINRQHRAMAPCKHHCFLSEVPDVRRMEQALLQLLEDFHSGNLRAFGKDCSMEQMTEIREQQEQLAKLHFELGQRQGIGGEQSGLRHSSANMNNLLECLQELSVCIEKLHSK, encoded by the exons atgttatttaaatttag GATGACTGAAAAGTCTGGATGTGGTGAATTGCAACAATTAGTTCAAGAAGAAGAATGTGAAGAACCATTAAGTCAAGGTGGAGAAGCTACACCACCTTCCACACCAGCAAGATCTCATCATCCAAGTAAAAATGATACACATAGTTCTCATATATCG CAACAAGTATTATGGGAAACTAATGTACAAACATCACCAATTATTAGTAAAGGAAGTTCTGGTCAGGCAACAAGTCAAGGATCTATGGTTTCTGGCCGTGCTGTGAATCTTTCAAATCATGGTAATCAGTCACGTCTAATGTATATGAATGAAAAGGAAAAGCAAAAACCAAATCGACCAGAACTACCAAAAATAAATCGTCAACATAGAG CTATGGCACCATGCAAACATCATTGCTTTTTGTCAGAGGTTCCTGATGTTCGTCGTATGGAACAAGCTTTATTACAacttttggaagatttccatAGTGGTAATTTACGAGCATTTG GAAAGGATTGTAGTATGGAACAAATGACAGAAATACGAGAACAACAAGAGCAATTAGCTAAACTTCATTTTGAGTTAGGTCAAAGGCAAGGAATTGGTGGAGAACAATCAGGTTTACGACATTCAAGTGCTAATATGAATAATTTGTTAGAATGTCTTCAAGAGCTTAGTGTTTGCATTGAAAAATTACATAGCaagtaa
- the LOC100643618 gene encoding coiled-coil domain-containing protein 28A isoform X2 translates to MTEKSGCGELQQLVQEEECEEPLSQGGEATPPSTPARSHHPSKNDTHSSHISQQVLWETNVQTSPIISKGSSGQATSQGSMVSGRAVNLSNHGNQSRLMYMNEKEKQKPNRPELPKINRQHRAMAPCKHHCFLSEVPDVRRMEQALLQLLEDFHSGNLRAFGKDCSMEQMTEIREQQEQLAKLHFELGQRQGIGGEQSGLRHSSANMNNLLECLQELSVCIEKLHSK, encoded by the exons ATGACTGAAAAGTCTGGATGTGGTGAATTGCAACAATTAGTTCAAGAAGAAGAATGTGAAGAACCATTAAGTCAAGGTGGAGAAGCTACACCACCTTCCACACCAGCAAGATCTCATCATCCAAGTAAAAATGATACACATAGTTCTCATATATCG CAACAAGTATTATGGGAAACTAATGTACAAACATCACCAATTATTAGTAAAGGAAGTTCTGGTCAGGCAACAAGTCAAGGATCTATGGTTTCTGGCCGTGCTGTGAATCTTTCAAATCATGGTAATCAGTCACGTCTAATGTATATGAATGAAAAGGAAAAGCAAAAACCAAATCGACCAGAACTACCAAAAATAAATCGTCAACATAGAG CTATGGCACCATGCAAACATCATTGCTTTTTGTCAGAGGTTCCTGATGTTCGTCGTATGGAACAAGCTTTATTACAacttttggaagatttccatAGTGGTAATTTACGAGCATTTG GAAAGGATTGTAGTATGGAACAAATGACAGAAATACGAGAACAACAAGAGCAATTAGCTAAACTTCATTTTGAGTTAGGTCAAAGGCAAGGAATTGGTGGAGAACAATCAGGTTTACGACATTCAAGTGCTAATATGAATAATTTGTTAGAATGTCTTCAAGAGCTTAGTGTTTGCATTGAAAAATTACATAGCaagtaa